A stretch of Sphingorhabdus sp. YGSMI21 DNA encodes these proteins:
- the clpB gene encoding ATP-dependent chaperone ClpB, with the protein MNLEKFTDRAKGFLQSAQTVAIRMNHQQITAAHLAKALLEDDQGMAAGLITKAGGDAKKAQQEIDAALAKIPAVSGSGAQQTPGLNNDAVRVLDQAEQIAEKAGDSYITVERLLLALLLSKDTAAGKALQSSGVTAEALNKAINDLRGGRAANTASAEDTYEAMEKYTRDLTQAARDGKLDPVIGRDEEIRRTIQILARRTKNNPVLIGEPGVGKTAIAEGMALRIANGDVPDSLKDRRLMALDMGSLIAGAKYRGEFEERLKSVLDEVRGAEGEIILFIDEMHTLVGAGASEGSMDASNLLKPALARGELHCIGATTLNEYQKYVEKDAALQRRFQPVFIGEPTVEDTVSILRGLKEKYELHHGVRITDGAIVSAASLSNRYIPDRFLPDKAIDLMDEAASRIRMEVESKPEEIETLDRRIIQLKIEREALSKESDDASKGRLETLEKELAELEQQSAELTTRWQGEKDKIHAEAELKEKLDHARLELEQAERAGDLAKAGELSYGTIPNLEKALEEAAGDTEGAMLREEVTSEDIAAVVSKWTGIPVDKMLEGEREKLLAMEDIIGKRVIGQKDAVAAVSAAVRRSRAGLQDPNRPLGSFLFLGPTGVGKTELTKALAGFLFDDDQAMVRIDMSEFMEKHSVSRLIGAPPGYVGYDEGGVLTEAVRRRPYQVILFDEVEKAHGDVFNVLLQVLDDGRLTDGQGRVVDFSNTLIILTSNLGSQYMANMKDGETVKDVEPQVMEVVRAHFRPEFLNRLDEIILFHRLSEEHMAPIVDIQVSRVQKLLKDRKIELDLTDAARRWLGRVGYDPVYGARPLKRAIQKYLQDPLADMILRGNVPDGSTVKIDEGDGALKMETA; encoded by the coding sequence ATGAACCTTGAGAAATTCACCGACCGCGCCAAGGGCTTTTTGCAATCTGCCCAGACCGTCGCAATCCGGATGAACCACCAGCAGATCACCGCCGCGCATTTGGCGAAGGCACTGCTCGAAGACGATCAGGGCATGGCCGCAGGGCTGATTACCAAGGCGGGCGGCGATGCCAAAAAGGCGCAACAGGAAATTGATGCGGCGCTCGCGAAGATTCCCGCTGTCTCGGGTAGCGGCGCGCAGCAGACGCCGGGCCTCAACAATGATGCCGTCCGGGTGCTGGACCAGGCCGAACAGATCGCCGAAAAGGCCGGTGACAGCTATATCACCGTCGAACGGCTGCTGCTCGCGCTGCTGCTCTCCAAGGATACGGCGGCGGGCAAGGCGCTGCAATCCTCGGGCGTCACGGCCGAAGCGCTGAACAAGGCGATCAACGATTTGCGGGGCGGCCGTGCGGCCAATACCGCTTCCGCCGAGGACACCTATGAAGCGATGGAAAAATATACCCGCGACCTGACCCAGGCGGCGCGCGACGGCAAGCTCGACCCGGTCATTGGCCGCGACGAGGAAATCCGCCGCACGATCCAGATATTGGCGCGTCGCACCAAGAATAATCCCGTCCTGATCGGCGAACCCGGCGTCGGCAAGACCGCCATCGCCGAGGGCATGGCACTGCGCATAGCCAATGGCGATGTGCCGGACAGCCTGAAAGACCGCCGTCTGATGGCGCTCGACATGGGGTCGCTGATAGCCGGCGCGAAATATCGCGGCGAGTTTGAAGAACGGCTCAAGAGCGTGCTCGACGAAGTGCGCGGGGCCGAAGGCGAAATCATCCTGTTCATCGACGAGATGCACACTCTGGTCGGCGCCGGCGCGTCGGAAGGGTCGATGGACGCTTCCAACCTGCTCAAGCCGGCACTGGCCCGCGGCGAGCTGCATTGCATCGGCGCGACCACGCTCAACGAATATCAGAAATATGTCGAAAAGGACGCAGCGCTGCAGCGTCGCTTCCAGCCCGTATTCATTGGCGAGCCGACCGTCGAGGATACGGTTTCGATCCTCCGGGGCTTGAAAGAGAAATATGAGCTGCACCATGGCGTACGGATCACCGACGGCGCGATTGTCAGCGCCGCGTCTCTCTCCAACCGCTATATTCCCGACCGTTTTCTGCCCGACAAAGCCATCGACCTGATGGACGAAGCGGCATCGCGCATTCGTATGGAAGTCGAATCCAAGCCGGAAGAGATTGAAACGCTCGACCGCCGGATCATCCAGCTCAAGATCGAGCGCGAGGCGCTGTCCAAGGAAAGCGACGACGCGTCCAAGGGCCGTCTGGAAACGCTCGAGAAGGAACTGGCCGAGCTGGAACAGCAGAGCGCCGAACTGACCACGCGCTGGCAGGGCGAGAAGGACAAGATTCACGCCGAAGCCGAGCTCAAGGAAAAGCTCGACCACGCGCGGCTCGAACTGGAGCAAGCCGAACGCGCGGGCGACCTCGCCAAGGCCGGCGAGCTGAGCTACGGCACGATACCCAATCTGGAAAAGGCGCTCGAAGAGGCGGCTGGAGACACCGAAGGCGCGATGCTCCGCGAGGAAGTCACCTCCGAGGATATCGCTGCGGTCGTTTCCAAATGGACCGGCATTCCGGTCGACAAGATGCTCGAAGGCGAACGCGAGAAGCTGCTGGCGATGGAAGATATTATCGGCAAGCGCGTGATTGGACAGAAGGATGCGGTTGCTGCTGTATCTGCTGCCGTCCGCCGGAGCCGTGCCGGATTGCAAGACCCCAATCGTCCATTGGGCAGCTTCCTGTTTCTCGGCCCCACCGGCGTCGGCAAGACCGAATTGACCAAGGCGCTGGCCGGGTTTCTGTTTGACGATGACCAGGCGATGGTCCGGATCGACATGTCCGAATTCATGGAGAAGCACAGCGTATCACGGCTGATCGGTGCCCCTCCCGGCTATGTCGGCTATGACGAAGGCGGCGTGCTGACCGAAGCGGTTCGCCGGCGGCCCTATCAGGTGATCCTGTTCGACGAGGTCGAAAAGGCGCATGGCGATGTGTTCAACGTATTGCTGCAGGTGCTCGACGACGGTCGTCTGACCGATGGTCAGGGCCGTGTGGTGGATTTCTCCAACACGCTGATCATCCTGACCTCCAACCTCGGCAGCCAATATATGGCGAACATGAAGGATGGCGAGACGGTCAAGGATGTCGAACCACAGGTGATGGAAGTCGTCCGCGCGCATTTCCGCCCGGAATTCCTCAACCGTCTGGACGAGATCATCCTGTTTCACAGGCTTTCCGAAGAGCATATGGCACCGATCGTCGATATCCAGGTTTCACGGGTGCAGAAACTGCTCAAGGACCGGAAGATCGAACTGGACCTCACCGATGCTGCAAGGCGCTGGCTGGGACGGGTCGGCTATGATCCGGTTTACGGCGCACGGCCGCTGAAACGGGCGATCCAGAAATATCTTCAGGATCCGCTCGCTGACATGATCCTGCGCGGGAATGTGCCGGACGGCAGCACGGTCAAGATCGACGAAGGCGATGGTGCGCTGAAGATGGAAACTGCATGA
- a CDS encoding acylase, with protein MKTLKRLGIGLLAIIVLLAIGLAVWEPISVAESAPPPEGAYEARIVRDEFGVPHIFGKTDADVAYGVAYAHAEDDFSTLQEVTAMTRGRMATLNGSESAPIDYIAALLDVRGTVSRKYDTLPADVRAVLDGYASGLNAYAAEHPEEVKLAKLFPVNGQDIAAGFVLRSPFFFGLNNPIEALVQNKPLPREGGPRLSDEPVKTSIHPLSPDKLIEEDSATPVGPDPDENGSNAYALAPELSPEGKTRLISNSHQPLRGNVAWYELVVHSEEGWDFAGANFPGSPFPFLGHNKYLGWTNTVNRPDLVDIYKLTLNDKKDAYRFNGEWKPLEKKRVWLKIKFGPFVIPYPQVAYRSIHGPVIMNDNGAYALRYAGIDELDMLTQYYRINKARNFDEWQAAMAGQGVPATNFIYADAQGNIGMYYNAMFPDRPEGYDWRGILPGDSSKALWQKTLPFTRVPALVNPASGYVMNANNTPYIAAGPGDELKPDNFSPLLGVENDQTNRSRRSIALLERANADGKITDAELWAIKYDTGYEKAGYAKDWLDRIAALDLKGSAKLLKAQQLLGQWDWNLDGKGPADALALMVLRPANKSHYNRGEMPDPREILQETVDHLTKYFDRIDPPMMDVLRMRQGDVDLPVDGGNDTIRASTLWDVEEDGRLSVRHGDSFIMFMEWTKDGKVHSRSIQPFGAATTRPDSPHYTDQMQLFVDKKLKPVWFDPAELEKHKTSDKVVRGN; from the coding sequence GTGAAAACACTTAAGCGTCTGGGCATCGGGCTGCTCGCGATCATTGTGCTGCTGGCTATTGGCCTTGCTGTCTGGGAGCCGATCAGCGTTGCGGAATCCGCGCCGCCGCCGGAAGGCGCCTATGAAGCCCGCATTGTCCGCGATGAATTCGGCGTGCCGCATATTTTCGGCAAGACCGATGCCGATGTCGCTTATGGCGTGGCTTATGCCCATGCGGAAGACGATTTCTCCACGCTGCAGGAAGTGACCGCGATGACGCGGGGCCGGATGGCGACGCTCAACGGATCCGAAAGCGCGCCGATCGACTATATCGCAGCGCTCCTCGACGTGCGCGGGACGGTGAGCCGCAAATATGACACTCTGCCGGCCGATGTCCGCGCGGTGCTCGACGGCTACGCGTCCGGACTCAACGCTTATGCGGCGGAGCATCCCGAAGAGGTGAAGCTCGCGAAACTATTCCCCGTCAACGGGCAGGATATTGCCGCCGGATTCGTGCTGCGTTCGCCCTTTTTCTTCGGTCTCAACAACCCGATCGAAGCGCTGGTTCAGAACAAGCCGCTGCCGCGCGAGGGCGGTCCGCGTCTCTCCGACGAGCCGGTCAAGACCTCGATCCATCCGCTCAGCCCCGACAAGCTGATCGAGGAGGACTCGGCTACACCGGTCGGCCCCGACCCCGACGAGAATGGCTCCAACGCCTATGCGCTTGCGCCGGAACTCTCGCCCGAAGGCAAGACGCGCCTGATCTCCAATTCGCACCAGCCGTTGCGCGGCAATGTCGCTTGGTACGAACTGGTCGTGCACAGCGAAGAAGGCTGGGATTTTGCCGGCGCCAATTTCCCCGGTTCGCCGTTCCCGTTTCTCGGGCACAACAAATATCTCGGCTGGACCAATACGGTTAACCGCCCCGATCTGGTCGATATCTACAAGCTGACGCTGAATGACAAGAAAGACGCCTATCGCTTTAATGGTGAATGGAAGCCGCTGGAGAAAAAGCGCGTCTGGCTGAAGATCAAGTTCGGGCCGTTCGTCATTCCCTATCCGCAGGTCGCCTATCGTTCGATCCACGGGCCGGTGATCATGAACGACAACGGCGCCTATGCGCTGCGCTATGCCGGTATCGACGAGCTCGACATGCTGACCCAATATTACCGGATCAACAAGGCGCGCAATTTCGACGAATGGCAGGCGGCGATGGCCGGGCAGGGCGTCCCGGCGACCAATTTCATCTATGCCGATGCGCAGGGCAATATCGGGATGTACTATAACGCGATGTTCCCCGACCGGCCCGAGGGCTATGACTGGCGCGGGATATTGCCCGGAGACAGTTCAAAGGCGCTGTGGCAGAAAACCCTGCCGTTCACTCGCGTACCCGCACTGGTCAATCCGGCTTCGGGTTACGTCATGAACGCCAACAACACGCCCTATATCGCGGCGGGGCCGGGGGACGAACTCAAGCCCGACAATTTCTCGCCGCTGCTTGGTGTTGAAAATGACCAGACCAACCGTTCGCGCCGGTCGATTGCCTTGCTGGAGCGCGCCAATGCCGACGGCAAGATCACCGACGCCGAACTATGGGCCATCAAATATGACACCGGCTACGAGAAAGCGGGCTATGCCAAGGACTGGCTGGACAGGATTGCCGCGCTCGATCTGAAAGGCAGCGCGAAACTGCTCAAGGCCCAGCAATTGCTGGGCCAGTGGGACTGGAATCTCGACGGCAAGGGGCCGGCGGATGCACTGGCGCTTATGGTGCTGCGCCCCGCCAACAAGTCGCATTATAACCGCGGCGAGATGCCCGATCCGCGCGAAATATTGCAGGAAACCGTCGACCATCTGACGAAATATTTCGACAGGATTGATCCGCCGATGATGGATGTGCTGCGCATGCGCCAGGGCGACGTCGATCTGCCGGTCGACGGCGGCAACGACACGATCCGCGCCTCGACCCTGTGGGATGTCGAAGAAGATGGGCGGCTATCGGTGCGTCATGGTGACAGTTTCATCATGTTCATGGAATGGACGAAGGACGGCAAGGTCCACTCCCGCTCGATCCAGCCCTTCGGCGCCGCAAC